One genomic segment of Besnoitia besnoiti strain Bb-Ger1 chromosome VII, whole genome shotgun sequence includes these proteins:
- a CDS encoding zinc finger, C3HC4 type (RING finger) domain-containing protein (encoded by transcript BESB_078680) produces the protein MAPLSISRLLLSRKGSKTNSSVAPPLDSPQPLTDSRLTTQQSDASADLADFEAALSAIEASAFSSSSHAADYAPAGEVEPYLSPSKSSVIRCGVLASPRLSRLSSRLFKRASSSAESVANADPACPIASSKRADAATGRASGCDKESDAASGKNSSCESLPCSEKSPSFTDSVALATRSAIRAAVLKSRAILSSPSSHSSARSDRAAEGQIREEETAAEDPFLGSSCRCAAPVTHAGDASARSVQPAEEEVKPSAPLDAPPYDAASLGAGEKSKALTVSAAESHAYATISSALHRDVAGGKNRSSLGAAGGLAVALYACRLGEASSRKTCHGPSGSTSAPDGEQRARSPRRRPGDGSQARGGVSADRRAFPHRCQHRLWGSSALSSARSEWTAPMSSARMEKRSTPPVVPIASPRLRPPSYPPASFVALRRAQETPRGDAVPAAPAATQCVPPAVAASSAAAGTREIEAVSSDGRGSDAASSTSSIVIFESEDSLDSPTAVASRWSQPRTARDSPLSLEFSEDADIHDEAAAAPGEADEADALRRAAMLAPQAELGGLADEHAEAELELVNEAGEGTEEFREAAAVDLDECYGDCSSDGVPREAFPFALDDAETPGAARSAGEQMPQGQGWEEAEDLTEEVGTRPVEAVAPEATSEPIGEEIAGTWHAEEQTEACVEAEATPAVVAGAPATRCPECSLYLPQDELQDHLFAHALDALQAQAARRERRTKTREVSETFTASVVAERRIPENATAVREAGASTEAGRSTPGSRSTDANLDAAAEAVRCESTAQPPTAPETTTEFLETPAAPPASPVSGAEEAAGETPEEAGLLEPEALPDRAAPVWQTRQRRNVEASASMRQRSVDGPDEEGEDERTRSLAPTSSESLPPLGTRSASSPRQRVLQRAQSLRVSGTSSVGSRSATASRLASYRSTAAATSVSRSTASQRPRASSGADAPVTSSRRAQTPTTCSTAASTHRGAHASLSSGAASGGGRATPSYMGATAASRSRRTAARTASRFAPSDNESSWHARSAEGAGELSLDESSRRSSDSVTSQRGGAGALSRSRRSAAGTRRPGTAVATGGSSASSAGVRRLTGAVTARQMLTSDESRGSVARSSQTHRSTLCHSSSEESVPRIRSLTRSTPHAASTATVLYSGLATSRGTVGSFSYRRAAARLQEQRRAACAAAAVRRAEAAAAAAAALAGEPPGSASRSQPSSDGYEDISRSQSPPARPSVLRSASMQLPPPAFMGSRRTAGVVGSPGSRGGVRFETQGSLPAMSLSLRRVASPESSSASPRSRLRDARETPEVPTLTLSSLHHSTTPRNPSQVHTLRSLEAAGQQRVVASPRERASAAPSSDEADSEQRTYRAASARGPCAGRSYAVVEADAGSSTGRYYGAGAVPLSSAASRRSVGVAGASEASARGYAGGAPARPHLSTNTSGWVPTWGQTLIDMGLVPSRATVGARPAASSYRRAEQDEERAGFGRSIGAESAERSPTLSTAAPGAASLTSASTATTMSPRRAAMSRSTSVTYGYQNARSMMAASARSPADARETHYRHPYRSATSHYHSYGGLEDYHLRGSDPGASFGVGASAGTVSRGFAHGPSAAADELEGHRGSMTARAAVARPGSYSAAGTLNSARAASTSPHLSSSRLPPRASTSALGGGAAAYGGGYARQEWRGYAGASSLSRSEGGQWAEAPAGPHAHRYDRRQHFQQQEEMDPRAVEAHHRRMEEEENERRGQMLQVLIDLLPTSEFNQERSANLSEEAKKCSICFEEYEHGEEQRRLPCTHVFHKNCIDMWLRRSFVCPICKHDLRSAFE, from the exons ATGGCGCCGCTGTCAATTTCGCGGCTTTTGCTGTCGCGGAAAGGGTCGAAAACGAATTCTTCCGTCGCCCCCCCTCTGGAttctccgcagccgctgacAGACAGTCGCCTGACCACCCAGCAGAGTGATGCCAGTGCAGACCTCGCGGAtttcgaggcggcgctctctgcgatTGAGGCCTCCGCGTTTTCGTCAAGCTCGCACGCCGCGGATTACGCACCAGCCGGCGAAGTGGAGCCATATCTCTCTCCGAGCAAGTCGTCCGTGATAAGGTGCGGCGTGCTTGCGTCCCCCCGCCTGTCAAGGCTGAGCAGCAGATTATTCAAAAGAGCGAGTTCGTCTGCAGAGTCGGTCGCGAACGCCGACCCGGCATGCCCCATCGCATCTTCCaagcgcgccgacgccgccaccGGCCGCGCCAGTGGCTGCGACAAGGAATctgacgcggcgagcgggaaAAACTCGTCGTGCGAGTCGTTGCCCTGCAGCGAGAAGTCCCCCTCCTTCACGGACTCCGTCGCACTCGCTACGCGCTCCGCCATCAGGGCGGCTGTCCTGAAGTCGCGGGCGATTCTCTCCAGTCCTTCATCGCACTCTTCGGCGCGGAGCGATCGGGCAGCCGAGGGACAGATTCGTGAAGAGGAGACTGCAGCGGAAGACCCCTTTCTGGGCTCGTCCTGCCGATGCGCTGCTCCAGTGACTCACGCGGGCGATGCGAGTGCGCGAAGCGTCCAgcctgcggaggaagaggtgaaaccgtctgcgccgctggacGCGCCGCCCTACGACGCAGCGTCTCTCGGTGCCGGGGAAAAGTCCAAAGCCCTGACTGtgtccgccgccgagagccACGCGTATGCCACTATATCCTCAGCTCTACACCGAGACGTTGCAGGCGGGAAAAACAGATCGAGTTTGGGAGCAGCAGGCGGTTTGGCTGTAGCTCTGTACGCCTGCAGACTAGGGGAAGCCTCCTCGCGGAAGACCTGCCACGGGCCTTCCGGCA GCACCAGTGCCCCTGATGGAGAGCAAAGGGCTCgcagcccgcggaggcgccccggagacggcagccaggcgcgcgggggagTCTCCGCGGACCGACGTGCCTTCCCCCACAGATGCCAGCACCGACTCTGGGGGAGCAGCGcactctcttctgcgcgcagCGAGTGGACTGCGCCGATGAGCTCGGCTCGAATGGAGAAAAGAAGCACTCCTCCTGTCGTCCCCAttgcgtctcctcggctgAGACCGCCCAGCTACCCCCCCGCGTCCTtcgtcgcgctgcggcgagcccaGGAAACAccacgcggcgacgcggtgcccgccgcgccggctgctACCCAGTGCGTACcccccgcggtcgcggcctccagcgcagcagcagggacCCGCGAGATAGAAGCCGTCTCCAGCGATGGACGCGGAAGTGACGCGGCGTCCAGCACCTCGTCGATCGTGATCTTTGAGAGCGAAGACTCGCTGGACAGCCCCACCGCCGTCGCGAGTCGCTggtcgcagccgcgcactGCCAGGGattcgccgctgtctctggaGTTCTCCGAGGACGCAGACATCCacgacgaggctgcggcagcgcctgggGAAGCTGACGAAGCAGATGCGTTGCGCAGAGCCGCGATGCTGGCGCCGCAAGCGGAGCTGGGCGGCCTGGCAGACGAACACGCGGAAGCGGAGCTCGAGTTGGTGAACGAGGCGGGAGAAGGTACCGAGGAATTccgcgaagcggctgcggTGGACCTGGACGAATGCTACGGAGACTGCAGCTCTGACGGCGTGCCCCGTGAAGCCTTCCCATTCGCactcgacgacgcggaaacACCTGGAGCTGCGCGGTCGGCTGGCGAACAAATGCCGCAGGGCCAGGGCtgggaggaagcagaggactTGACCGAAGAAGTCGGCACGCGGCCAGTCGAGGCGGTGGCTCCAGAGGCCACCAGCGAGCCCATAGGCGAGGAAATCGCCGGAACATGGCACGCAGAAGAACAAACTGAAGCGTGtgtcgaggcggaggcgacgcccgccgttgtcgcgggcgcgcctgcaaCACGATGCCCAGAGTGCTCGCTGTATCTCCCGCAGGATGAACTACAAGACCATCTCTTCGCCCATGCGCTTGATGCGCTTCAGGCTCAGGCTGcaaggcgagagcggagaacAAAGACCCGAGAGGTCTCAGAGACGTTCACTGCTTCAGTCgtcgcagagaggcggatCCCGGAAAACGCGACTGCGGTGAGGGAGGCTGGTGCGTCGACGGAGGCAGGGCGGAGCACTCCAGGGAGCCGCTCTACCGACGCGAACCtggacgcagccgcggaggcggtgcGTTGCGAAAGCACCGCGCAGCCTCCCACCGCGCCAGAGACCACAACAGAGTTTTTGGAGaccccggcggcgccccccGCATCTCCGGTGtctggcgcggaggaggcggcgggagaAACTCCGGAGGAGGCCGGGCTGTTGGAGCCCGAAGCGCTTCCAGACCGTGCTGCGCCGGTGTGGCAGACGCGCCAGAGAAGAAACGTGGAGGCGTCCGCTTCCATGCGGCAGCGGAGCGTCGACGGGCCGGATGAAGAGGGGGAGGACGAGAGAACCAGAAGCCTCGCGCCGACTTCCTCGGAGTCCTTGCCGCCGCTGGGAACcagaagcgcctcgagcCCGAGACAGCGCGTCCTTCAGAGAGCGCAGTCTCTCCGAGTGAGCGGCACGAGCTCTGTAGGCTCACGGTCCGCCACCGCGTCGAGGCTGGCGAGCTACCGTTCAACAGCTGCCGCGACAAGCGTCTCCCGCTCGACAGCGAGTCAAAggccgcgtgcgtcttccGGAGCGGACGCGCCAGTCACCTCGTCCCGACGCGCACAGACGCCCACGACGTGCTCCACGGCCGCCAGCACGCaccgcggcgcccacgcctCCCTTTCCTCGGGAGCCGCCAgtggcggaggcagagccACTCCCAGCTACATGGGCGCcactgcggcgtcgcggtctcggcggacggcggcgcggactgcCTCCCGCTTCGCGCCTTCAGACAACGAGAGTTCGTGGCACGCGCGCTCCGCTGAAGGCGCCGGGGAGTTGTCGCTGGACGAGAGCAGCCGACGCTCCTCCGACAGCGTGACCAGCcagagggggggagcgggcGCGCTCTCCAGGTCCCGCCGGTCTGCCGCCGGCACGCGACGCCCAGGAACGGCCGTCGCcaccggcggcagcagcgcgtcgagcgccggcgtgcgccgTTTGACGGGCGCCGTGACGGCGCGCCAGATGCTCACGAGTGACGAATCCCGGGGGAGCGTAGCGCGAAGCAGCCAAACGCATCGATCGACTCTGTgtcacagcagcagcgaagagagcgtGCCGCGGATCCGCAGCCTGACGCGCAGCACCCCCCACGCCGCTTCAACAGCTACGGTTTTATACTCCGGCCTGGCGACGTCGCGGGGCACTGTCGGATCTTTCTCCTaccgacgcgccgcggcgcgtctgcaggagcagcggcgagccgcgtgcgccgcggcggccgtgagacgcgcagaggccgccgctgccgcagccgctgcgctggcgggcgaACCGCCGGGGTCGGCAAGCCGGTCGCAGCCATCATCAGACGGTTACGAAGATATCAGCCGGTCTCAGTCCCCGCCCGCCAGGCCGAGCGTGCTTCGAAGCGCCTCGATGCAGCTACCGCCGCCGGCGTTTATGGGCTCGCGGCGAACGGCGGGGGTTGTGGGGTCTCCCGGCAGCAGGGGCGGCGTGCGCTTTGAGACGCAGGGGTCTTTGCCCGCCATGTCGCTGTCGCTCCGCCGCGTAGCGAGCCCGGAGTCTTCGTCGGCGTCCCCGCGCAGTCGGCTCAGAGATGCTCGCGAGACGCCCGAGGTCCCCACACTCACACTTTCCTCGCTGCATCACAGCACCACGCCCCGGAATCCTAGTCAGGTGCACACGCTGAGGTCCCTGGAGGCGGCCGGGCAGCAGCGTGTGgtggcgtcgcctcgcgagcgtgcttcggcggcgccgagctctGACGAGGCGGACTCGGAGCAGCGGACGTACAGGgccgcttcggcgcgcgggccGTGCGCGGGAAGAAGCTACGCTGTCGTCGAGGCGGACGCAGGTAGCTCGACGGGGCGCTACtacggcgcgggcgcggtgcCCCTgagctcggcggcgagccggcgGAGCGTGGGCGTGGCAGGAGCAAGCGAGGCCTCTGCACGAGGCtacgcaggaggcgcgccggcgcggccgcaccTGTCCACAAACACCTCGGGCTGGGTCCCCACCTGGGGACAGACGCTCATTGACATGGGGCTCGTgccctctcgcgcgacggTGGGGGCCCGCCCAGCGGCGTCGTCCTACCGTCGAGCGGAGCAAGACGAGGAACGGGCCGGTTTTGGGCGCAGCATCGGGGCCGAGTCGGCAGAGCGGTCTCCTACGCTTTCAAccgctgcgccaggcgccgcgagcctcaCGTCAGCATCAACGGCGACGACGatgtcgccgcgtcgcgcggctaTGTCGCGCAGCACCAGCGTGACGTATGGGTACCAGAACGCCAGGTCGATGATGGCAGCTAGTGCACGGTcccccgcggacgcgcgcgagacgcactACCGGCATCCCTACCGCTCCGCGACGTCGCACTATCACAGCTACGGGGGCCTCGAAGACTACCATCTCAGAGGCTCTGACCCCGGGGCGTCgttcggcgtcggcgcgtctgcagggaCTGTCAGCAGGGGGTTTGCGCACGgcccgagcgcggcggcagacgagcTGGAGGGGCACAGGGGCTCCATgacagcgcgagcggctgtGGCCAGGCCGGGGAGCTACTCCGCGGCGGGCACGCTAAAcagcgcgcgagccgcgagcaCATCCCCCCACCTGAGCAgttcgcggctgccgccgcgggcctcgacCTCAGCGCTCGGCGGGGGTGCAGCGGCGTATGGCGGCGGATACGCCCGCCAGGAGTGGCGCGGCTACGCTGGTGCCAGCTCTCTCAGCCGGAGCGAGGGAGGACAgtgggcggaggcgcctgcgggtcCGCACGCCCACAGATACGACAG ACGCCAGCACTTCCAACAGCAAGAAGAAATGGATCCGCGAGCGGTGGAGGCGCATCACCGGCGaatggaggaggaggagaacgaGAGAAGGGGACAAATGCTGCAGGTCCTCATTGATCTCCTTCCCACAAGCGA GTTCAACCAAGAACGAAGCGCGAACTTGTCAGAAGAAGCAAAGAAATGCAGCATTTGCTTTGAAGAGTACGAGCACGGAGAGGAGCAGCGTCGTCTACCCTGCACCCACGTTTTCCACAAGAACTGCATCGACATGTGGCTGCGACGGAGCTTCGTGTGTCCGATTTGCAAGCATGATCTTCGCTCGGCTTTTGAGTAA
- a CDS encoding rhoptry protein ROP14 (encoded by transcript BESB_078690) — protein MARLGLPSFAFGLQGTYSRNPSLAPSSRDWKTYEFFCKPGGINRRPCIVTPYYYRLDWLMWFAAFRPDLQPPLWLLRMVKKLLANDAKTTALLLRNPFQGKSPPRFIRILRYDYHFAYKGKVRPASASLLHSQPLAQRFLCVAPNLFCVPLQDGHPRCASGVPRNGEFDVVVSRQTPPHPAVYIRVHEFLLQERKQYEQGAWWERKYMSQFLPPVEARMFRGD, from the coding sequence ATGGCTCGACTCGGTCTGCCCAGTTTCGCTTTCGGCCTTCAGGGTACGTATTCGCGGAACCCATCTTTGGCGCCCTCAAGCCGAGACTGGAAGACATACGAATTCTTTTGCAAGCCCGGAGGCATCAACCGGCGACCATGCATCGTCACGCCTTATTACTATCGCCTAGACTGGCTGATGTGgttcgcggccttccgcccTGACTTGCAACCCCCCCTCTGGCTCTTGCGAATGGTGAAAAAGTTACTCGCCAACGATGCAAAAACCACTGCACTGCTCCTTAGAAATCCCTTCCAGGGAAAGTCACCTCCAAGATTCATTCGAATCCTCCGCTACGACTATCACTTCGCATACAAAGGAAAGGTGAGGCCAGCATCTGCTTCGCTGCTCCACTCGCAGCCCCTCGCGCAGCGGTTCCTCTGTGTAGCTCCAAATTTGTTCTGCGTGCCTTTGCAAGATGGACATCCAAGATGCGCGAGCGGCGTCCCGCGAAATGGAGAGTTCGACGTTGTGGTTTCAAGGCAAACCCCCCCTCACCCCGCTGTGTATATCCGTGTGCATGAATTTTTGCTGCAGGAAAGAAAACAGTACGAGCAAGGAGCGTGGTGGGAGAGGAAGTACATGTCGCAGTTCCTGCCTCCAGTGGAGGCCCGGATGTTTCGCGGTGACTAA
- a CDS encoding putative rhoptry protein (encoded by transcript BESB_078700), giving the protein MDDGAVGGVAHEAGSQRPDADGGSRAACRPSWLRRSTQNMRCCRRRAHNLTEVDLKAMEETYWLTRTASKPHIQGPGLFGQDGLLPLEGATACFREFGGDTHGLWTRFARSPSLFHFFDCTDASLLFITSSSLFFSALLMIAGGVTVPVLLWLWLSYTTIQAAGQRFYTFTWDTLLLEVGFWAMPLTLPFFCPSFTCVKGSSRSTPEGLGAPSAPTAETAAATPADNSSSGDADAGRPPPTPGDGSASASRKPEKAEAQRPAPEDAGPVGSEGRAVRFLGSPRVQQGLRGLASPARAFFWCCRCLVSPGTPFLPPAWPTPWISVWGYRWLLFRLMFGAGLIKLRADTAWADLSAMKWHYETQPLPNPVAWFMHALPMPMHKFEVLVNHFVELILPFAVLAPWRQLRLFTGCVQILFQVAILFTGNLAFINWLTIVFAVFLFDDRFLMCFFPTSTLNRLQPLLKGCAGRWSIPPSDAAIGWLAAAGDASPRVSEHSEGTQDASTHKRASPNTRGHSLVDGSAHDGGEPAPEGVDSRTGSPQARAVSAGLREGLPWRLRGGPKCTGRSVRRMLALWGCWRIPLFLLCSAVLLASDALLLLLLEKESFAAVPSVVPFRSRAWESAGLVLLALSAAIALGMLTGVQGAPWYPLWGRRPSSAGPGAGQQRPLSLLASVSASASQEDTGSARETSASLRRGAEADSSDAPRDEKTADRERRDAPENAADGGETARLLWRKTEDVGALCFEVIVAGVVVCNLLVIHFRLGPSVGLGVLTGALFALLLFFAHRRCSNAFLVLRVMAEVGLVTLLTLRSIPVVENLLSPQQIMNDTYEPFNLVNSYGLFGFMTKQREELIVQASLPKRIREPCPGMAGAGALGPVQKPTPSSSSITLQLLWARLRISVECAQRQTSLTSVGNPT; this is encoded by the exons ATGGACGACGGGGCCGTGGGCGGAGTCGCCCACGAGGCGGGAAGCCAGAGGCCCGACGCAGATGGAGGCTCTAGAGCAGCTTGCAGGCCCTCGTGGTTGCGCCGAAGTACGCAAAAcatgcgctgctgcagaagacgtGCTCATAACCTCACTGAAGTTGATCTCAAAGCTATGGAGGAAACGTACTGGCTCACTCGTACTGCAAGTAAAC CCCACATACAG GGGCCAGGCCTTTTTGGCCAAGATGGGCTGCTCCCTTTAGAGGGCGCCACCGCCTGCTTCCGCGAATTCGGCGGAGACACTCACGGCCTGTGGACTCGCTTTGCGCGATCGCCCTCTCTTTTCCATTTCTTCGACTGCACTGatgcctctctcctcttcatcACCTCGagctctcttttcttttcggCCCTGCTCATGATCGCCGGCGGCGTGACAGTGCCGGTCCTTCTTTGGCTTTGGCTGTCGTACACGACGATCCAGGCCGCAGGCCAGCGGTTTTACACTTTCACCTGGGATACTCTGCTTCTGGAGGTTGGCTTTTGGGCGATGCCCCTGACTCTCCCTTTTTTCTGCCCCTCGTTCACGTGCGTCAAGGGAAGCAGCCGATCCACGCCCGAGGGACTGGgtgcgccctctgcgccaacggcggagaccgctgcggcgactccAGCGGACAACAGCTCTTCCGGGGACGCGGACGCtggccgcccgccgccgacgccgggaGACGGCAGCGCTTCAGCTTCGAGAAAACCAGAAAaagccgaggcgcagaggcctgcACCAGAAGACGCAGGGCCCGTGGGCTCTGAGGGTCGCGCGGTCCGGTTCCTTGGCAGTCCACGAGTTCAACAGGGGCTGAGAGGGCTTGCCtcgcccgctcgcgccttcttctggtGCTGCCGGTGCTTGGTGTCGCCGGGAACGCCGTTCCTGCCCCCCGCGTGGCCCACACCGTGGATCAGCGTCTGGGGGTACCGCTGGCTGCTGTTTCGGCTGATGTTTGGCGCCGGGCTCATCAAGCTCCGCGCCGACACAGCCTGGGCGGACCTATCGGCAATGAAGTGGCACTATGAGACACAGCCGCTGCCCAACCCCGTCGCCTG GTTCATGCACGCGCTGCCGATGCCAATGCACAAGTTTGAGGTCCTCGTTAACCACTTCGTCGAGTTGATTTTGCCGTTCGCCGTTTTGGCGCCTTGGAGACAGCTCCGCCTCTTCACAGGCTGCGTGCAGATTCTCTTTCAGGTCGCCATTCTTTTTACTGGAAACCTCGCGTTCATCAATTGGCTGACCATagtcttcgctgtcttcctcttcgacGACCGCTTCCTCAT GTGTTTTTTCCCGACTTCCACTCTCAACCgactgcagccgctgctgaaGGGGTGCGCTGGGAGGTGGTCGATTCCGCCAAGCGATGCAGCCATCGggtggctcgcggcggccggcgatGCTTCACCGCGCGTGTCTGAACATTCAGAGGGCACTCAGGATGCATCTACGCACAAGAGAGCTTCGCCCAACACACGAGGTCACTCTCTCGTTGATGGCAGTGCCCACGATGGCGGAGAACCTGCGCCAGAGGGGGTGGATTCGCGAACGGGCtcaccgcaggcgcgggctgtctctgcggggTTGCGCGAAGGGCTTCCCTGGAGGCTCCGGGGCGGGCCCAAATGCACAGGACGGTCTGTGCGGCGCATGCTTGCGTTGTGGGGATGCTGGCGAATTCCACTCTTTTTGTTGTGTTCGGCAGTCCtgctcgccagcgacgctctgctgcttctcctcctcgagAAGGAGTCTTTTGCCGCAGTACCTTCCGTCGTCCCTTTTCGCAGTCGGGCCTGGGAATCTGCCGGTCTCGTGCTCCTCGCGCTCAGTGCAGCGATTGCCTTGGGCATGCTCACCGGGGTCCAGGGCGCCCCCTGGTACCCTTTGTGGGGCCGGCGCCCCTCGTCTGCTGGCCCCGGTGCGggccagcagcgcccgctCTCGTTGCTGGCGTCGGTGAGCGCCTCAGCCAGCCAGGAAGACACGGGGAGCGCTCGCGAAACGTCGGCTTCTTTGCGTCGTGgtgcggaggcagacagcagcgacgccccGCGTGATGAGAAGACCGCCGACCGGGAGCGACGGGATGCCCCCGAAAATGCCGCAGATGGAGGCGAGACCGCCAGGCTGCTGTGGAGGAAAACGGAAGATGTTGGAGCCCTCTGCTTCGAAGTCATTGTCGCGGGAGTCGTCGTTTGCAATCTGCTTGTTATCCACTTTCGTCTCGGTCCCTCCGTCGGCCTCG GTGTTTTGACAGGAGCGCTGttcgctctgcttctcttctttgcaCATCGACGCTGCTCCAACGCCTTCCTCGTTCTACGCGTGATGGCGGAGGTCGGGCTGGTCACGCTTCTGACGCTGCGTTCGATTCCGGTCGTCGAGAACCTCCTTTCGCCCCAACAGATCATGAACGATACGTATGAGCCCTTTAACCTCGTGAACAGCTACGGCCTTTTCGGTTTCATGACGAAGCAACGCGAAGAACTGATAGTTCAGGCAAGTCTTCCAAAACGCATCAGAGAGCCCTGTCCAGGCATGGCGGGGGCCGGCGCCCTGGGGCCCGTTCAGAAGCCGacgccctcgtcctcgtcgatCACGCTTCAGCTCCTCTGGGCGCGGCTCCGCATTTCGGTTGAGTGTGCGCAGCGACAGACTTCGCTGACGTCGGTGGGGAATCCCACGTAA
- a CDS encoding putative integral membrane protein, DUF56 family protein (encoded by transcript BESB_078710) — MGKLVVPSDISLLEDKQTVGRRRLRFLERLGLMTMPPMLHWNYTKNDKHDMRQVLQRQYDLQRSDPATDIVVRRQESIRKRVVAHNGVWAGVALSTLAGHFSIRHYDYKTKLIMLPFIAYGGSWLGRWAANGLTGRWSEWGRDRALGELPPRVYYSEA, encoded by the exons ATGGGGAAGCTCGTG GTGCCTTCGGATATTTCCTTGTTGGAGGACAAGCAGACGGTtgggcgccgtcgcctgcgctttCTAGAGCGTTTGGGCTTGATGACGATGCCTCCGATGCTTCACTGGAACTACACGAAAAACGACAAGCACGACATGCGCCAggtgctgcagagacagTATGATCTCCAGCGCTCGGACCCCGCCACCGACATCGTCGTGCGCCGCCAAGAGAGCATCCGCAAGCGC GTCGTCGCCCACAACGGCGTGTGGGCGGGCGTGGCGCTGAGCACGCTTGCAGGTCACTTTTCGATTCGCCACTACGACTACAAAACCAAGTTGATCATGCTGCCCTTCATTGCCTACGGCGGCTCCTGGCTCGGCCGCTGGGCGGCGAACGGCTTGACAGGCCGCTGGTCAGAGTGGGGCCGTGACCGCGCCTTGGGCGAGTTGCCGCCACGAGTGTACTACTCCGAGGCGTGA